The following are encoded in a window of Ruminiclostridium herbifermentans genomic DNA:
- a CDS encoding PucR family transcriptional regulator, translating into MSVKLFQTLSEKYSEIIGKEIGVTDESGIIIAHSNFQLVGNTDSNIIDFLQSKSHNQIIEDRIYYKVMVKNKVEFISFVKSTEPQDLKYLELFSLNILNLKSFYDEKYDKNTFIKNIIVENILPGDILLKAKELHIDYNLLRVVFLINASSEKDIHVHEVLESLFPNKNRDFIIVIDNDNIVLVKEVKNKEDHKDLSKIAKTIIDTLNSELMVKASIGIGTIINNLKDITKSYKEAQMSMIIGNIFSGDQKVYDYNNLGLGRLVYHIPITLCQLFLDEVFKDKSADSLDNETMLTIQKFFENNLNVSETARQLYIHRNTLVYRLDKIKRLTGLELTSFDDAVTFKIAVLVRKYLASINE; encoded by the coding sequence ATGTCGGTAAAATTATTTCAGACGTTATCTGAGAAATATAGCGAAATTATAGGCAAAGAGATAGGTGTAACTGACGAAAGTGGAATAATTATAGCTCATTCAAATTTTCAGTTGGTAGGTAATACTGATTCAAATATTATTGATTTCTTGCAATCAAAGAGCCATAATCAAATAATAGAGGATAGGATATATTATAAGGTTATGGTTAAAAACAAAGTGGAATTTATATCCTTTGTAAAATCTACAGAGCCTCAAGATTTGAAGTATTTGGAATTGTTTTCTCTAAATATACTTAATCTTAAAAGCTTTTATGACGAAAAATACGACAAGAATACATTTATAAAGAATATAATAGTAGAAAATATTTTGCCTGGTGATATTTTGTTAAAGGCCAAAGAACTGCATATTGATTACAACTTACTTCGGGTTGTATTTCTTATTAATGCTTCAAGTGAAAAAGACATTCATGTACATGAAGTACTTGAGAGTTTATTCCCTAATAAGAATAGAGATTTTATAATTGTAATTGATAACGATAATATAGTTTTGGTTAAAGAGGTTAAGAATAAAGAAGACCATAAGGATCTTTCAAAAATTGCAAAAACTATTATAGATACTCTTAATTCGGAATTAATGGTAAAGGCAAGTATTGGTATTGGAACAATTATAAATAATCTAAAAGATATTACTAAATCATACAAAGAAGCTCAGATGTCTATGATAATTGGTAATATTTTTAGTGGTGACCAAAAGGTCTATGATTATAATAACCTGGGACTTGGCAGGCTTGTTTACCATATCCCAATAACATTATGTCAGTTGTTTCTCGATGAAGTATTTAAAGATAAATCTGCTGATTCATTAGACAATGAGACTATGTTAACAATTCAAAAATTCTTTGAAAATAATTTAAATGTCAGTGAAACAGCAAGGCAGCTATACATTCATAGAAATACGTTGGTATACAGGCTAGATAAAATAAAACGCTTAACAGGTTTAGAACTTACTAGCTTTGATGATGCTGTTACCTTTAAAATTGCTGTATTAGTTAGAAAATATTTAGCAAGTATAAATGAATAA
- the ftsE gene encoding cell division ATP-binding protein FtsE produces the protein MVEFINVSKRYPNGTVALRGINLKINKGDFAFIIGSSGSGKSTLLKLLMKEENATEGEVIVNGYQLSTLQHKQIPYLRRGMGMVFQDFRLLPNKTVYENVAFAMEITECVPKEIRRQVPMSLALVGLSRKANAYPHQLSGGEQQRVAIARALVNSPALLIADEPTGNLDPENSWEIVKLLTEVNQRGTTVVVATHEKSIVDAMKKRVIAIDKGHIVRDQQKGLYGDEDTEYKIYS, from the coding sequence GTGGTAGAATTTATAAATGTCAGTAAAAGATATCCGAATGGAACTGTTGCATTAAGGGGCATTAACTTAAAAATAAATAAGGGTGATTTTGCTTTCATTATAGGTTCAAGTGGTTCTGGAAAGTCAACTTTGCTCAAACTTCTAATGAAAGAAGAAAATGCAACAGAGGGAGAGGTAATAGTAAACGGATATCAGCTGTCTACCCTGCAGCACAAACAAATTCCATATTTGCGTCGTGGTATGGGTATGGTATTTCAGGATTTTAGACTTCTTCCCAATAAAACTGTTTATGAAAATGTTGCATTTGCAATGGAAATAACAGAATGTGTTCCAAAGGAAATTAGAAGGCAGGTGCCTATGTCGCTTGCGCTAGTTGGTTTGAGCAGAAAAGCTAATGCATACCCGCATCAACTTTCAGGTGGAGAGCAGCAACGTGTTGCCATTGCAAGAGCTTTAGTAAATAGTCCGGCTTTACTAATTGCAGATGAACCTACAGGAAATTTAGACCCTGAGAATTCATGGGAAATTGTAAAACTTTTAACAGAGGTTAATCAACGTGGCACTACCGTTGTTGTTGCTACCCATGAAAAGAGTATCGTTGATGCTATGAAGAAAAGAGTAATAGCCATTGATAAAGGACATATTGTAAGAGATCAACAGAAAGGGCTTTACGGGGATGAAGATACGGAGTATAAAATATATTCTTAA
- the ftsX gene encoding permease-like cell division protein FtsX, with protein sequence MKIRSIKYILKTSIINASRNRLMSLASISVISAALILFGVFYLILVNLNYNIDILSQQPTMQVFCLPELTDEQVNAVQIEVSSNSNVDDITVVSKKEAFEQLKKYLADNKAEEGGSDILAGYDESFLNVSFIVKLKNPENSEQVAEEFLSLPGVDNVEYSQKTIDAIQNVSNWVKIISLILIGLLLLISLFIISNTIKLTVFARRKEINIMKYIGATDWFIRWPFIYEGIIIGIIGAIIAFVLVAYIYSLAEPLLSHDLADFGGGFATVKFGTVWSTLALIYAGISAVIGASGSAMSIRKHLKV encoded by the coding sequence ATGAAGATACGGAGTATAAAATATATTCTTAAAACAAGTATTATAAATGCCTCTAGAAATAGATTGATGTCACTTGCGTCTATTAGTGTAATAAGTGCAGCTTTGATTTTATTTGGGGTGTTTTATTTAATATTAGTAAATCTAAACTATAATATAGATATATTATCGCAGCAACCAACAATGCAGGTGTTTTGTCTGCCAGAATTAACTGATGAACAGGTTAATGCAGTACAAATAGAAGTTTCTAGTAATAGTAATGTAGATGACATTACGGTTGTATCCAAAAAAGAAGCCTTTGAGCAACTAAAGAAATACCTTGCTGACAATAAAGCAGAAGAAGGCGGATCAGATATTTTAGCAGGATATGATGAGAGTTTTTTAAATGTTTCTTTTATTGTTAAGTTAAAAAACCCTGAAAATAGCGAACAGGTGGCAGAAGAGTTTCTTTCGCTTCCGGGTGTAGACAATGTTGAATATTCTCAAAAGACTATTGATGCAATTCAAAACGTATCAAATTGGGTCAAGATAATTAGTTTGATTTTAATTGGTTTATTATTGCTGATATCTTTGTTTATTATATCTAATACCATTAAACTTACGGTTTTTGCAAGACGTAAGGAAATTAATATTATGAAGTACATTGGTGCTACAGATTGGTTTATAAGGTGGCCTTTTATTTACGAAGGTATTATAATTGGAATTATAGGAGCAATAATTGCATTTGTGTTGGTTGCATATATATACAGTCTCGCTGAACCTTTGCTAAGTCATGATTTAGCAGACTTTGGCGGTGGTTTTGCTACAGTAAAGTTTGGAACTGTGTGGAGCACATTGGCGTTAATTTATGCAGGAATAAGTGCAGTTATTGGTGCGTCTGGAAGTGCTATGTCAATTAGAAAGCATCTTAAAGTATAG
- a CDS encoding murein hydrolase activator EnvC family protein, with protein sequence MKKRLSIVMLAIFIFSSIIIPVNAGTTLENAKNQQKQVNSKINQLAKEKKALENEIKKKSADIQKLQADAEKTQSAAKQRAKEISKVNADIELINKEIDAIEKEFEYKNELFKTRMRVMYQNMNKSPLELFIESKSFSEFFSRVELMSLIKKNDEKLIKEIALGKEKTEIKKQEKINELEQKEMQLEKLNAKVSDIKTSRAEIESEIEAQKSRLKEAEKKEDEMIALSKELESKIAQLQDKNTKYAGGVMKWPTPGYTGISSPYGYRIHPIYKVKKFHAGIDINAPSGAKIVAANSGKVILSGWNGGYGNCIIIDHGDGIATLYGHQSTLLVSEGDTVKKGDTIGKVGSTGLSTGPHLHFEVRVNGATKQPLDYFT encoded by the coding sequence ATGAAGAAAAGACTATCTATAGTGATGCTGGCTATATTCATATTTTCAAGCATTATTATACCGGTCAATGCAGGTACCACTTTAGAAAATGCAAAGAACCAGCAAAAGCAAGTCAATAGTAAGATTAATCAGCTGGCAAAAGAGAAAAAGGCTTTAGAAAACGAGATAAAGAAAAAGAGCGCTGATATTCAAAAGCTTCAGGCTGATGCAGAAAAAACCCAGAGTGCAGCGAAACAAAGGGCAAAAGAGATTTCAAAGGTTAACGCTGATATTGAACTTATTAATAAAGAAATAGATGCTATAGAAAAGGAATTTGAATATAAAAATGAACTATTTAAAACAAGAATGAGGGTTATGTACCAAAATATGAACAAGTCTCCTTTGGAATTGTTCATTGAGTCAAAAAGCTTTAGCGAGTTTTTCTCTAGAGTTGAGTTAATGTCTCTGATTAAGAAAAATGATGAGAAGTTAATTAAAGAAATTGCCTTAGGCAAAGAAAAAACTGAAATAAAAAAGCAAGAAAAGATTAATGAGTTAGAACAGAAAGAGATGCAATTAGAGAAGCTTAACGCAAAGGTTTCTGATATAAAGACCTCAAGAGCAGAAATAGAATCAGAGATAGAGGCACAGAAATCCAGACTGAAGGAAGCTGAGAAAAAAGAAGATGAAATGATAGCCTTATCAAAGGAACTTGAGAGCAAAATAGCTCAATTACAGGATAAAAATACCAAATATGCGGGCGGTGTTATGAAGTGGCCTACTCCTGGCTATACTGGTATATCATCTCCATACGGCTATAGAATTCATCCAATATACAAGGTAAAGAAATTCCATGCAGGTATTGACATCAACGCTCCTTCAGGTGCAAAGATTGTTGCAGCAAACAGCGGAAAGGTTATTTTATCTGGCTGGAATGGAGGATATGGAAATTGTATAATAATTGACCATGGAGATGGTATAGCAACATTATATGGTCACCAAAGTACTCTGCTTGTAAGCGAAGGAGATACTGTAAAAAAGGGTGATACCATAGGAAAGGTTGGAAGTACTGGATTATCAACTGGACCGCATTTACATTTTGAAGTGAGAGTGAATGGTGCTACAAAACAGCCATTAGATTACTTTACTTAA
- a CDS encoding S41 family peptidase, producing the protein MDFDNKEVNSKYPINIIVTTALISFTVCALIFTGLSYFTGSYSLAFEKSSVTRETIKKFNDARSILQNRYYEEIDANKLVEGAISGMTDSLKDPYTVYYDKEQMKWFMDMQKNTENEYVGIGLPIILDENGIATVLEPFDDSPAKAAGIKQGDKIIKIDGKDVTSIKDDALIASMIKGEENTEAVLTIYRQSHHSTMDVTVVRKKIVAKLNIRGEMLENNIAYIKLKMFDENISKNFINQVNKLVDEGAQSLIIDVRDNPGGLYNEVVALADRILPKGTIVYTEDRNGKKEIETSDDTSLDIPIVVLINGNSASASEILAGAIKDFKKGTLIGTKTFGKGLVQSTYGFEDGTGLKVTIARYFTPSGVCIHGEGIKPDIEVKLDDKYKDTSVSAIPREDDLQLQEAIKLLSGK; encoded by the coding sequence ATGGATTTTGATAACAAAGAAGTTAATTCCAAATATCCAATAAATATTATTGTTACTACAGCTTTAATTTCTTTTACAGTATGTGCACTGATTTTTACGGGTCTAAGTTATTTTACAGGCAGTTATTCCTTAGCATTTGAAAAAAGCAGTGTTACTAGAGAAACCATCAAAAAATTCAATGATGCTAGAAGTATTCTTCAAAATAGATATTATGAGGAAATTGACGCAAATAAGCTTGTAGAAGGTGCAATATCAGGTATGACCGATTCTCTTAAGGATCCTTATACTGTTTATTATGATAAGGAGCAAATGAAATGGTTTATGGATATGCAAAAAAATACAGAAAATGAGTATGTTGGTATTGGATTACCGATAATTCTTGATGAGAACGGAATAGCAACTGTATTAGAACCCTTTGATGATTCACCTGCTAAAGCGGCTGGAATAAAACAAGGAGACAAAATAATTAAAATTGATGGAAAAGACGTAACCAGTATTAAAGACGATGCTCTTATAGCAAGTATGATAAAAGGTGAAGAAAATACAGAGGCTGTATTAACAATATATAGGCAATCTCACCACAGTACAATGGATGTAACAGTTGTTCGAAAAAAAATAGTTGCAAAGCTAAATATTAGAGGCGAAATGCTAGAAAACAATATAGCATATATAAAATTAAAAATGTTTGATGAAAACATAAGCAAGAATTTTATAAATCAAGTAAATAAATTGGTTGATGAGGGTGCACAGTCGTTAATAATCGATGTTAGAGACAATCCTGGCGGTTTATACAATGAAGTGGTGGCATTAGCAGACAGAATACTGCCGAAAGGAACTATTGTATATACTGAAGATAGAAATGGTAAAAAAGAGATTGAAACTTCTGATGACACATCACTAGATATACCTATTGTTGTCTTAATTAACGGAAATAGTGCTAGTGCATCTGAAATTCTTGCTGGTGCAATCAAGGACTTTAAAAAAGGAACACTTATCGGAACAAAGACCTTTGGAAAAGGATTAGTACAATCTACCTACGGCTTTGAAGATGGCACAGGTTTAAAAGTGACAATAGCAAGATATTTTACCCCCTCAGGTGTATGTATTCACGGAGAGGGTATAAAGCCCGATATTGAAGTAAAACTTGATGACAAGTATAAAGATACGTCTGTATCAGCAATTCCACGAGAAGACGATTTACAGCTTCAGGAGGCCATTAAATTGCTTTCGGGTAAATAA
- a CDS encoding small, acid-soluble spore protein, alpha/beta type codes for MNENEKVKYEIARELGLIDKVMKDGWKSLSPKETGRIGGLVNKRKKAQMQESQQI; via the coding sequence ATGAATGAAAATGAAAAGGTAAAATATGAAATTGCTCGTGAACTTGGTTTGATAGATAAGGTAATGAAGGATGGTTGGAAAAGCTTAAGCCCAAAAGAAACAGGGCGTATTGGAGGATTAGTAAATAAGAGAAAGAAGGCGCAGATGCAAGAAAGCCAGCAGATATAG
- a CDS encoding class I SAM-dependent DNA methyltransferase, whose product MSVIYNNFAYVYDELTRDIDYRKWADYVERLMKKHQVNGSMILELGCGTGSFGIEMARRGYEMICLDLSTEMLDCANEKAKKEGLDILFLNQDMCNFELYGTVDVIVCLLDSFNYLTKETQIQKLFKLVQNYLNPNGLFIFDVNTCYKFENILSDNLFYEIGDNVTYLWENEYNSKTKIARFDLTFFVRQDMLYERFDETHFERAYSHDEIMKFINNSDLKFLAVYNELKLSKPSEKSQRNFYVCKKVKS is encoded by the coding sequence GTGAGTGTTATATATAATAATTTTGCGTATGTGTATGATGAATTGACTCGAGACATCGATTATAGAAAGTGGGCGGACTATGTAGAAAGGCTCATGAAAAAGCATCAAGTAAATGGCTCAATGATACTAGAACTAGGATGTGGGACAGGCAGTTTTGGTATAGAAATGGCTAGACGCGGATATGAGATGATTTGCTTGGATTTATCTACAGAGATGTTGGACTGCGCTAATGAAAAAGCTAAAAAAGAAGGTCTTGATATATTGTTTTTGAATCAGGATATGTGTAATTTTGAACTATATGGTACGGTAGATGTAATTGTTTGCTTGCTTGATAGTTTTAACTACTTAACGAAAGAAACTCAAATCCAGAAATTATTTAAATTGGTTCAAAATTATTTAAATCCAAACGGACTTTTTATTTTTGATGTTAATACATGTTACAAATTTGAAAATATCCTCTCAGATAATTTATTTTATGAGATAGGTGATAATGTTACATATCTTTGGGAAAATGAGTACAATAGTAAAACAAAAATAGCTAGGTTTGATTTAACTTTTTTTGTAAGACAGGATATGCTTTATGAAAGATTTGATGAGACACATTTTGAAAGGGCATATTCACATGATGAAATAATGAAGTTTATTAATAATTCAGATTTGAAATTTTTAGCTGTTTATAATGAATTAAAATTATCAAAACCTTCTGAAAAGAGTCAAAGAAATTTTTATGTTTGCAAAAAGGTTAAAAGTTAA
- a CDS encoding cold-shock protein codes for MEKGRVKWFNAEKGFGFIERDGGNDVFVHFSAISMDGYKTLEEGSEVLFEVVEGAKGPQAANVQRA; via the coding sequence ATGGAAAAGGGAAGAGTTAAATGGTTTAATGCTGAAAAAGGCTTTGGATTTATCGAAAGAGATGGCGGAAATGACGTATTTGTACATTTTTCAGCAATCTCAATGGATGGATACAAAACACTTGAGGAAGGCTCAGAAGTACTTTTTGAAGTTGTTGAAGGAGCTAAAGGTCCTCAGGCTGCAAACGTTCAGAGAGCATAA
- the hslO gene encoding Hsp33 family molecular chaperone HslO, with the protein MNDYIVRVTAAEGTVRAFASVSTELVEKARQIHGLSPIATSALGRTLTAAGMMSKMLKGDKDKLTIQIKGDGPLGGIVVASDSKANVRGYVHNPSVDLPLTERGKLDIRTAVGYGHINVIKDMGLKEPYVGFSDLVSGEIADDLTYYFATSEQVPSTVSLGVLVDASGVKCAGGFIIQLMPGTEEEVIEKLEERLIGFPPISKLLSEGTTPEEILERLLDGMDPKVIEKVPCSFTCTCSRDRMERNLISIGKDDLLEILEDGKGAELHCHFCNTKYNFTHNDIEKLVMEIQNKK; encoded by the coding sequence ATGAATGACTACATTGTAAGAGTGACTGCAGCTGAAGGAACAGTACGTGCTTTTGCTTCAGTATCGACAGAACTTGTGGAAAAAGCTAGACAAATACACGGACTTTCGCCAATAGCTACATCCGCATTAGGTAGGACGCTTACAGCGGCTGGAATGATGTCAAAAATGTTAAAGGGCGATAAAGATAAGCTTACAATTCAAATTAAGGGTGATGGGCCTCTTGGAGGCATTGTGGTTGCATCAGACTCAAAAGCTAATGTTAGGGGATATGTTCATAACCCTAGTGTTGATTTGCCATTAACTGAACGTGGTAAATTAGATATAAGAACAGCTGTGGGCTATGGACATATAAATGTTATCAAGGATATGGGCTTAAAAGAACCATATGTGGGATTTTCTGATTTGGTTTCTGGTGAAATAGCTGATGATTTAACATACTATTTTGCTACTTCTGAACAAGTGCCATCAACGGTATCATTAGGAGTATTGGTGGATGCAAGTGGTGTTAAATGTGCAGGTGGCTTTATAATTCAGCTTATGCCAGGAACAGAAGAGGAGGTAATTGAGAAGCTAGAGGAGAGGTTAATAGGATTTCCTCCTATATCAAAGCTATTGTCAGAGGGAACTACTCCAGAAGAGATTTTAGAGCGTTTACTAGATGGAATGGATCCAAAAGTTATTGAAAAAGTACCTTGCAGCTTTACTTGCACCTGTTCAAGAGATAGGATGGAAAGAAATTTGATTAGTATTGGAAAAGATGACTTGCTTGAAATACTTGAAGATGGTAAGGGTGCAGAACTTCATTGCCATTTTTGTAATACAAAATATAACTTCACTCACAATGATATAGAAAAGCTAGTTATGGAGATTCAGAATAAGAAATAA
- the prfH gene encoding peptide chain release factor H: MWIQISSGKGPDECELAVSLFLESCKKECKKNNIKATVIDAVLGHISGNLKSALLSLEGNEHISIRPSNENHSANAYNEIISGTILWICNSPYRPNHKRKNWFINIEVFKNPDKLNFFEKDVRFESMRSSGPGGQNVNKVETAVRAVHIPTGLTVTASEERSQYMNKKLALSRLSMLIEEKNTESFTAHKKKLWIQHNTLERGNPFRIYEGREFRLKQK, translated from the coding sequence ATGTGGATACAAATAAGTTCTGGAAAAGGTCCTGATGAGTGCGAACTTGCAGTAAGCCTTTTTCTAGAGTCATGCAAAAAAGAATGCAAGAAAAACAATATAAAAGCTACCGTTATTGATGCTGTACTAGGACATATATCAGGTAATCTAAAATCGGCACTATTATCCCTGGAAGGCAATGAACACATAAGTATTAGGCCGAGCAATGAAAATCACTCGGCAAATGCATATAATGAAATTATTAGCGGCACAATTCTTTGGATTTGCAATAGCCCGTACCGTCCTAATCACAAAAGAAAGAATTGGTTCATTAATATTGAGGTGTTTAAGAATCCTGACAAACTTAACTTTTTTGAAAAGGATGTAAGGTTTGAATCAATGAGAAGTTCTGGTCCAGGAGGGCAAAACGTCAATAAAGTGGAAACGGCCGTCAGAGCAGTACATATCCCTACAGGGCTGACTGTAACAGCTAGTGAAGAACGTTCACAGTATATGAACAAAAAACTGGCATTAAGCAGGTTATCAATGCTTATCGAAGAAAAAAATACTGAAAGCTTCACAGCTCATAAAAAAAAGCTGTGGATACAGCATAATACTCTCGAAAGGGGCAATCCTTTTAGAATTTATGAAGGTAGAGAATTTAGATTAAAGCAAAAATAA
- a CDS encoding RNA ligase RtcB family protein: MSNITIISSDKNWLVHAAVEQLKSVSKLPGVVKAIGLPDLHPGKTPVGAAIITENIIYPHLIGNDIGCGMAMFMTDLEKRKLKLERLISKLSKGINNVNFDEMLLKEINQARNNQNSLGLMNKSKNSENLEEVLLQAPEYEKSISSPLGSSLGTIGGGNHFAELQETESVFDEETFSHLGFDKKQIMLLVHSGSRGYGQTILDESIKLYEAQNGLQSTSSAAKEYLSKHDNAIFWAAINRELIAYRILRALGINTHTIKLVDSSHNSVSIKECDNKLLYIHRKGASPSDAGAVVIPGSRGSLTYLVMPSDNTCISGYSLAHGAGRKCERSMCKSRLENKYTKETIKYTKFKGRVICNDNNLLFEEAPEAYKNIDTVIQSLLDFGLIKVIATFKPILTYKNN; this comes from the coding sequence ATGAGTAATATAACAATCATTTCATCTGATAAAAATTGGCTAGTGCATGCTGCCGTTGAACAGCTTAAATCTGTTAGCAAACTGCCCGGTGTTGTAAAAGCAATTGGCTTACCTGACCTCCACCCAGGAAAGACTCCTGTTGGAGCAGCAATTATTACCGAGAATATTATTTATCCTCATCTGATAGGTAATGATATTGGCTGCGGAATGGCAATGTTCATGACAGACCTTGAAAAAAGAAAACTAAAACTTGAAAGGCTTATATCAAAATTATCAAAAGGAATAAATAATGTGAATTTTGATGAAATGCTTTTAAAGGAAATAAATCAAGCAAGAAATAATCAGAATTCTCTAGGCCTTATGAACAAGTCAAAAAATTCTGAGAATCTAGAAGAAGTTTTATTGCAAGCACCAGAATATGAAAAAAGTATTTCTTCCCCATTAGGTTCAAGTCTTGGCACTATAGGTGGCGGCAATCATTTTGCAGAACTGCAAGAAACAGAATCTGTATTTGATGAAGAAACCTTCAGTCACCTTGGCTTTGATAAAAAACAAATTATGCTTCTGGTTCACAGCGGCTCTCGAGGATACGGCCAGACAATCCTAGATGAAAGCATAAAGCTTTATGAAGCCCAAAATGGTCTGCAATCAACTTCTTCTGCAGCCAAAGAATATCTTTCAAAACACGATAATGCTATCTTCTGGGCTGCCATTAATAGAGAACTAATAGCATACAGAATTCTTAGGGCACTTGGAATAAACACACATACTATTAAGTTAGTTGACAGTTCCCATAATAGTGTGAGTATTAAAGAATGTGATAACAAATTGCTGTATATTCACAGGAAAGGTGCTTCACCTAGCGATGCAGGAGCAGTAGTAATACCAGGTTCTAGAGGCTCTCTTACTTATCTGGTCATGCCATCTGATAACACCTGCATATCAGGCTATTCATTGGCACACGGTGCCGGACGAAAATGTGAACGAAGCATGTGCAAGTCAAGGCTTGAAAACAAATACACAAAGGAAACAATCAAATATACCAAATTTAAAGGCAGAGTTATTTGTAATGATAATAATCTTCTTTTCGAAGAAGCTCCAGAAGCTTATAAGAATATTGATACAGTAATTCAAAGCTTATTGGACTTTGGCTTAATAAAGGTGATTGCAACCTTTAAGCCCATATTAACTTATAAAAACAATTGA